A region of the Sminthopsis crassicaudata isolate SCR6 chromosome 6, ASM4859323v1, whole genome shotgun sequence genome:
gagacagaaaatcgGGGACATCTCCGGCTGCATGTCAGCAAGTCCCAGGCCCTTCCCAGCTTGGGTCCATCCACCCATCTCCAGAAGTGGGGGTTTGGGGCTGGGTTTGTCTCTGCAGGGGGGGGAGATGTTTCCCTCGCCCTCTACATTCTATCACAGATAGGGAGCCCAAGGGACTAAGTCCGAGTCTCAGATCCCTTACTGAAGACCCAGAGGCTTCTGGGCAAGACTGGCCTATCTGCTATTTCTCTGGGGCTCAGGGAGACAGCGTCTGGCAGTGAAGGGGCAGGCAGCCTCTGCTGGTGAATGGGAGGCAGCTTCTGATAGTGAAGGAAATCCCTTTCTGTGCTCAGGCTCCCCTCCCTGCCCCACAGCCTCCCCCGGGACTTCTCCCCACAGCAGGTCCTCCCCGGGGCTCCTTATTTCTATGGATCTCAGTCACCAAGGTTCGGGTGGGGTGGCTGGGGGCCGGGGCTCCCGAGGCCGCCTCCCTGGGGATCCTCTCTCTGCCCCTTCAGCCCTCTCTTCCGCCCCCAGGACTCGGCCATGGCTCCCTGGATGGCCGCCCTGTCCCTGACGGCCCTGCTGGCGTTGTCCACTCCCCCAGCGGCCGAAGCCCTCGTCAACCAGCACCTGTGCGGCTCCCACCTGGTGGAGGCCCTGTACCTGGTGTGCGGGGAGAGGGGCTTCTTCTACACCCCCAAAGCACGCCGGGATGCCGAGCAGCCACAGCGTGAGTATCCTCCCGGTCCCGGACCGTGGGCCTTGGGTTCTGTGGGAGTCCGCGGGGAAGGCAGAAAATCGGGGGATTAACCGGTCATCTGCCAGCTTCTCCACTGGAGGGAGCCCTCCTCCCAGCCCCCGTGCCCCGTCCCAGGCTCCCATCCTCCCAAGCCCAGGGTGACCCAGGCCCAGGAACCCCCAGTAGGGTGTTGTCCCCCTCACTTTAAGACACGTCCCCCACTAGGTAGCTCTAGGTGGGTGGTCTTCCCCCAGGGTGACAGATGGGGAAGCTTTCCCAAGGTCACTCAGTGGATCTTTTCTGGAGAcacaggtctcctgactccaaatagaAATCTTGCTTAACCCGGCCCTCTGTCCCTGCCCACCTGTGACCCGAGCCACGCAGCAGCTCAGCTTCTTCCATGACACGGGCGCCGAGGTCCCCGTCGGGGCAGCTGGGATGGGCTCCTCCCCTCACCCGCTCCCCTTCTCTCCTGCCAGTGAGTGAGGCCGGAGGGGAGGAGCTGCCATTTCCACCCGAGTACCAGCTGCAGAAGCGGGGCATCGTGGAGCAGTGCTGCAACAGCATCTGCTCCCTCTACCAGCTGGAGACGTACTGTAACTAGTGGCCGGGGGCAGCCCCGCTGGCGCCCACGGTGGGCACGGCCTCATTGGCACCCACAGCGGGCACGGCTCTGCCCAGAAGGCGTTTTCTGCCCATGGAGCTTTGACAcaattgaataaaaatgaaagatctcATTTCTGGAGGAGTGAATGCTTCTGCGCTGCCTCAATGTCCCCCCTTCCCCAAGGACCCCTCCTCGGGTGGCCCGGATGGGGAGCGAGCAAGGCCGCAGCAGTCTCTGCTGGCTTTGGAACCTCCTGGGTGCCCAGGTTGGGGAGGAAGCTCGGGGAAGGCGGCCCCTCTGGGGGCCCCTGGGCTTGGTGAATTCCCATTCTAGCTAGGAAGGGAGACTCCTGGGCAAGGGGGTAGAAATAAAGCTCCAAGGCCCCTGAGGGCCTGGCACTGTGCCTGGCACTGCGGATGCAGACGGGCTGAAGGGACAGGACCTTTCTTTAGCCTAACCCCTAATGAGGGCACTGAGAAAGCAGGCGGGAGCCCCGAAGCATCAGAGGCCGGACTGCAAGACTGGGGTAGGCAGAGACCTTTCCATCCAGAGGGGAAACCGAGGCACAGGTGAGAGGGGGATTCCAGCAGGAGTATGAGCGGAGCTGGATCCTGAATCTGGCTCCCTGCAGGATGTTGCGCTGAGGCGGGAGTTCAGGTGCAGCCTCCCACACTCCCCGGCTGTGAGCAtttaccctgtctgcctcagtttgctcatctgcaaaaaCAAGGATgctaatagcacctacctcccaggctACTGGTCAGCTGCGGCTGGACAAAGAGGGGGCCGTGGAGCATCGTGGTccactctcctccctccctctatgcCCGGGGCAGGGGCAGTCTggtcactggggggggggggggctgccaATCCTGAGCAGGTCTCAGGAGCCCGGAGGCTGCTCGGTGTTTGTCCCCTCACTCCCTGCTTCGGGGTCAAGGGAGGCAGAGTGCCCCAAAACCTTCCTTGCTGCTCCCTCCAGAGGTCCCATCAAGAGCAAGGAGGTGGGGAGCTGGGCGGAGGGATGGATAGCAAATAGAGGGATGGGAGGGTGGGCCGGTGAATGCAGGGATGCAGGGGTGGATGGGAGGGTGGGCCGGCAGAGGGAGGGATCCACCTTGCTAACCTGGTGCTGCAGCTCCGAGGGTGGACAGCAGAGGGCACCAGGATTCCATCTTTACTCCCCCCTCACTCCTAGCAGGAAGCACAGAGCCTGGGCTGGGCCGGCGGGGGCCCCATTTGTGGGGGTGACGGAGTCACTGACTCGGGGCTCTGAGGGATCCCCCAGAAAGCCTGAGGCCGGAGCCCGCTTCTCAGCCTCCTCCAGCCCCCCAGGCTGGGCTCATTCTCCCGCCCCTCGCCCCCAGGCCTCCCTCTTAGGTTGGGGTGTTCAGCTTGGGGAGGGGGCTGGGAGAGGGGAGCGGCCTGGGGTTGCGAGGCTCCCCCTGCGGGGCCGGCTCAGGAGCGCCCGGTGGAAGTGGGCAGCACGGGGTGGGGGCGGGAGGGCGCAGGGAGCTCCAGGTTTGCTTTAACCCCGGGGACCCCCAGGCAAACCTCATCTGCCTTGGGATTTATTTGCTGAAGCCTCATTGTAACCATCTCAGCCGTGAGGCGCGAACTGCCCGTCGGGATCGCGGGGAGGGTCTGGGGCCTGCAGGGGGGGACACTGAGGCTGGGAGCACTGGCCGGGCGGGGGCTCAAGCTCCGGGGGCTCCGGGCGTCCCTTGGGGCCGTGCCCCGCGTCCAGCAGGCACCTGATTGACCCTCCTAGGTCCCAGAAGGGAGGGTCCCCCAGAGGAGGGGGTGCCCGGCACTGTGCCAGGCCCTCAGGGAAGTGCccagaattgaatcaaattgacTAGATGGCCTAGAATGTGTGGCTGGGAGCGGGGCGGCCATTCACTTCAGTCCATTCCTCGGACAgcaggagaaactgagacccagagaccGGACGTGTATCAGCATAAATCCCAGGACCCCCAGAGCCTCTTTCAAAGGGCCCCTCCCTCTGGGCCCACTGACAAAGAGCAGCCCTGTTCCGAGGGAGAGGTCAGCCCAGAGCGGGCGGGGTGGGGGAAGGATGAGCAATGATAACAAACAGGGGGAGCGGACCCCTGCCCTCCCCCCCGCAGGACGTCAGCTGGTCTCCGGCCGCCCCCGCGGCATTATTGTTTCTGGCCCCGGCCGAGGGAACAGTCCTGCGGATTCCTTCGAAAGTGGTGTCTGGTGGGCTGTGGGGCCCCGTCCCCCGCCCCCCCTGCAGCTGGGAGAGAAGCGGCCCGGCCTCCCGAGGTCCCCTTGCCGGGCCGGGTATGTGGGCttgccaaacaaacaaacaggccGCTTCCTGCCGCTCTTTCCCTggcctctctcccctctcccaagGCATTCTGGGGGCCCTGTTATATAAGGTCCTTTGGGTCTGCCCCTGCTGGGCCCCTTCCCATACTTCCCATATTTCTCAGCCTCAGTGTGGGGGGGGCAGCCGGAGCTGTTCTGGGAAACCCCCCGGGGAACCTGGAGTCTGAGCCTCGAGCCCTTCCTGCTCTCAGCCCCTTCCCGGGTCCCCATCGAAGGCCCTTCTCGTCAGGCCGGAAGGTTGGGACGAAGCCCTGAAGGGCAGGCCCTGAGTCCGGCGgcttggggtctgcccttggctTGCGCCCAGCACCGTGCCCCCTTGGGCCGTGAGAGGGGCAGAGGCCATCGGGGGCTCCGAGAGCCGGGCTTTGAACCTCTGCTCTGTACTCTCTTCTCTGGACCTCGGTTTCCCCATTTGTACACTCTCTGCCTGGCCCAGGCCCCTGGTCAGTGTGTGTAGTTCGGGGCAGACGAGGGCCCGGGCCATTCCCAGGGCATTGCTCCCCTCTCTGGTTCCCCCTCGGGGCTCTCCCCTGCCTCCCCTCTGCACCCCCCAGCCCAGAGCCCGACACCGGGACTCCCGCCAGGTCTCCCCCTGGGGTTCAGCAGCGCCCGTGggccctttctcctggttaaggGTTAGGGTGAGGCTGGGCTGTTTGGGGGGACACCAGAGACCCCCAGCTCTGGGTGACTAGCTTCTGTGCTCCAAGGGGCCTCCCAGCTCAAATGGTCCCCGGTGGGAGTTCTGAGCTCCAGCCCAGAGTTTTTCGTCCTGGTATTCGGTGTTCTGAGGGCCTCCCATTCGGTTCTAGGTTCCGAGCTCCTGTCCAGCTCTGAAATCCCCCGCCTTCAGCTCTACATTTCTTCTTGGGTCTGAATTTGGCATTCGAAGGCCTCTCTGGGCCCCGACATGCCCCGCTCTGGGGACTTTCCTGGGGCTTCCTTCCCATGATCTGTCCAGATCATAAGATCAAGAGAAGGTTCTAGGTTCTAAGCTTTCTCCCAGCCAGGGTGCGCCACATTCTAGGTTTGTGGGTTATTCTCCTCAGACTGGGCTCCCTCCCGGGTTTCCTCATGGTGCCCTCAAGATCATGGATGGCATATTTTGTGTGCCAGAGGCCAGAGGGCAGCTGCAAGTTGGGTTCTAAAACCCAAGGGACTTTCTGTGTGCCTAGAACAGAAGGAGTCGGAGCCAggtttggaaggaaggaagccgGGGTTCTAAGTGACCGAGGAAGGGAGGGGGGGTCTTGTCCAAAGGTCAGCCAGGAGACTGGGGCTGCTGGGGCACAGGTGGGGAGGAAGGGCAGCGAGAGCGCTGAGGGAGGAGGCCCGAGAGCGAAGGCTGTGGAAGGTCAAAGGGGTTTGTATGGAGGCAGTAGAGGCCGCGGGGTTAGAGAGCAGGGGGTGACCCCATCACTTGGGCAGCGGAATGGTGGGTGAACCCCAGCAGGCTTGAGGGTGCAGGACATGGGCACAGAACGGGCTTCCTCCCGGCCCCCAGAAGAGGTGATGGAGAGGAGGCTGGGTTAGGGGAAGGGACCAGCAGGCCTCCCTCCCTGTCCCCTGACCCCCACTCATCTTTCCAGGGAAGCGATCTCTGCCTTGGGGCTTTAGTGATCCTGCTGGGGCAGGGAAGCCCCACGGTTGGCGCAGGCTCCCAGACCTGAGCGTCGGCCCCACGATCCTAGTGCGCAGGTTTCCCCTGAGCTGGGGGCCGAGCGTGGCCCTAGGGCGCAGCCAGACTGGGCAGACCACCAGGAGACCCAGGGAGGAGGCTGGCCCACTGCCCGCCTCAGGACCCTGGCTCCAGACACTGGCGCTGACCTGAGCTTCCTTTCTTTAAGCTGGCACTACCCCACGAGCTGTGCCAGGCTGCTTGGCTCTGGGGAGCTGGCTCTGGGAAATGATCATCCCTCTGCCCCTGCCACCCAGGCCTTCAACCAGGGCCCTTTCagccttctccttttcctccttcatgCCAGTTCCTGGCCTTGGTCCTGGGGGCACCAGGTTGGTCTTCCTGTCCTCTAAGATTCTCTCCAAGGTCTCGTCTCAGGGTCTGAGGAGGAGGCTCCCCTCCCTGGGTCTTCCCAAGCAGGAGCTGGGCACGGGGGGCCTTCTCTTCTCCCAGTCCTGGGTCCCCTGACCAGACCCCACCGTCCTGGGCACTCTCCCGCCCTCCCGGTCCTGACACATGCAAACTTTTGTTTGTGAAGAAAAGAGCTGTGGCTCCTcctttaatcaat
Encoded here:
- the INS gene encoding insulin, with the protein product MAPWMAALSLTALLALSTPPAAEALVNQHLCGSHLVEALYLVCGERGFFYTPKARRDAEQPQREYPPGPGPWALGSELPFPPEYQLQKRGIVEQCCNSICSLYQLETYCN